CGAGCAGATGCGGGCCTCGATGCTCGCGGGCATCGGCGAGAACGCGGGCGTCGTGGACGTCGGCGACGGCTGGGCGGTCACCTTCAAGGTGGAGAGCCACAATCACCCGTCCTACGTCGAGCCCTACCAGGGCGCGGCGACCGGCGTCGGCGGCATCGTGCGCGACATCATGGCGATGGGCGCGCGCCCGATCGCGGTGATGGATCAGCTGCGCTTCGGCGCCGCGGACGCGGCCGACACCCGGCGCGTGGTCGACGGTGTGGTGCGCGGAGTCGGCGGTTACGGCAACTCGCTCGGCCTGCCGAATATCGGCGGCGAGACCGTGTTCGATGCCTCCTACCAAGGCAATCCGCTGGTGAACGCGCTGTGCGCGGGCGTGATGCGGGTCGAGGATCTGCACCTGGCGTTCGCCTCCGGCACCGGCAACAAGATCATTCTGTTCGGTGCGCGCACCGGCCTGGACGGCATCGGCGGCGTCTCCGTGCTCGCCTCGGACACCTTCTCCGGTGACGAATCGGGTACGGGCCGTAAGAAGCTGCCGAGCGTGCAGGTGGGCGATCCGTTCACCGAGAAGGTGCTCATCGAGTGCTGTCTGGAGCTGTACGCGGCCAAGCTGGTGGTGGGCATCCAGGACCTCGGCGGCGCCGGATTGTCCTGCGCCACCTCCGAACTGGCGGCCGCGGGCGACGGCGGCATGCGTATCGAGCTGGACCGGGTGCCGATGCGCGCCACCGGGATGACCCCGGCCGAGGTGCTCTCCAGCGAATCGCAGGAGCGCATGTGCGCCGTGGTGACCCCGGAGAACGTGGACGCGTTCATGGCCGTGTGCCGCAAGTGGGACACCCTCGCCACGGTGATCGGCGAGGTCACCGACGGCGACCGGCTGATCGTCACCTGGCACGGCGAGACCGTGGTCGACGTTCCGCCGCGTACCGTCGCGCACGAGGGCCCGGTGTACGAGCGCCCGGTGCAGCGCCCGGACGAGCAGGACGCGCTGATCGCCGACAGCACCGACAAGCTGAGCCGCCCGAAGACCGGCGACGAGCTGCGCGCCACGCTGCTGCAGATGCTGGCCAGCCCGCAGCTGTGTAGCCGCAAGTGGATCACCGAGCAGTACGACCGCTACGTGCGCGGCAACACCGTGCTCGCCGAGCACGCCGACGCGGGCGTCATCCGGATCGACGAGTCGACCGGGCGCGGAATCGCGCTGGCCACCGACGCGTCCGGCCGCTACACCAAGCTGGACCCCTACACCGGCGCGCAGCTCGCGCTGGCCGAGGCGTTCCGCAACGTCGCCACCACCGGCGCGACCCCGAAGGCCGTCACCAACTGCCTGAACTTCGGCTCGCCGGAGGATCCGGGCGTGATGTGGCAGTTCCAGCAGGCCGTGCGCGGCCTCGCGGACGGCTGTGTGGCGCTGGGCATTCCGGTCACCGGCGGCAATGTGAGCTTCTACAACCAGACCGGGCAGACCGCCATCCTGCCGACCCCCGTGGTCGGCGTGCTCGGCGTCATCGACGACGTGCACCGGCGCATCCCGACCGGGCTCGGGCTGGAGCCGGGCGAGACCCTGATCCTGCTCGGTGACACCCACGACGAATTCGGCGGCTCGATCTGGTCCCAGGTCGTGCACGATCACCTGGGCGGTGTGCCGCCGAAGGTCGATTTCGCGCGCGAGCAGCTGCTGGCCGAGGTGCTCACCGCGGGTTCGCGCGACGGCATGATCAGTGCCGCGCACGACCTTTCGGAGGGCGGCCTGATCCAGGCCGTCGTGGAGGCCGCGCTGGCCGGTGAAACCGGTTGCCGCATCCTGCTTCCCGAGGACGCCGATCCGTTCGTGACGCTGTTCGCCGAATCGGCGGGCCGGGTGCTCGTCGCGGTGCCGCGCTCGGAGGAGACCCGGTTCACCAAGATGTGCACCGCCCGCGAACTGCCGTGGGTGCGCATCGGCGTGGTCGACCAGGGCGCGGATTCGGTTGAGGTGCAAGGACAGTTCTCCGTCCCGATGGACGAGCTGCGGGCCGCGCACGAGGGCACGCTGCCGAAGTTGTTCGGAGCAAGTGCGCTCTGATGACGGCTGAGGCTGGAGCGGTCTCAGTAGTACGTGTGCGCGATGGCGCCGGCCGGGTCGTCGGCGCCGTCGAGCGGTTCTTTCGCCCGAACTATGTGGGTCTCGTCGTCGCGACGCTGTTCTTCTCGTTGTCGCTGACACCCTCGCTGCTGCCGCGGGATTGGCTGTTCGAGGGTCTCATCGGCGGCGTCAACGCGGCCATCGGCTACGGCGTCGGCTGTCTGCTCGAGTTGATGTACCGCAGCTGGATTCGGCCGCGCCTGCCCGAGCAGGTGACCAAGGTGCTGGCGGACCTGCCCACCTGGCTGCCCGCGGTGGTGAAAGTGGTGGTGCTGCTCGGCTGTCTGCTCGCGGCGGTGCTCATGCTGGTGCAGTCGGCGCGCTGGCAGCGCGAGATCACCCAGCTGATGGGCATGGACGACATCACGACCAGCGGCTTCCTGCGCACCGGTGCGTTGAGCGCGGCCGTGATCGCGCTGGTGATCGGTGTGTTCCGGGCGGTGCGCTGGCTGGTGCGGTGGGTCGCGGGCGAGCTGACGAAGTGGGTGCACGTCCCGCGCCGCCTGGCCATGCCGCTCGGCTTCCTGATCGTCACCATCGTGGCCGTCACGCTGTTCAACGGCGTGCTGGCGAAAGCCTTCTTCTCGGTGGCGAATTCGGCGTTCAGCGTGCGCAACAGCCACACCTCGCCCAATGCCACGCAACCGCAGCTGCCCGAAAGATCCGGTAGCCCGGCCTCATCGGCGAAGTGGGAGACCCTCGGCTCGGAGGGGCGATGGTTCGTCTCCTACGTGCCGAGCGCCGCGGATATCGAGAAGGTCACCGGCAAACCGGCCAAGGAGCCGATCCGGGTGTACACCGGCCTGGAATCGGCGGACGGTCCCGAGGCGCAAGCCGAACTGGCCGTCGCCGAACTCGAACGCACCGGGGCCTTCGACCGCAAGGTCCTGGTCGTGGTGACCACCACCGGCACCGGCTGGGTCGATTCGACCAGCGCCGAATCCGTGGAGATGATGTACGGCGGCGACAGCGCGATCGTCGCCACCCAGTACTCGTATCTACCCAGCGTGCTGTCTTTCCTGTCGGACAAGGACAAGGCGACCCGGATGGGAAAGCTGGTGTTCGACAAGGTGTACGAGCACTGGTCGGCGCGGCCGGCCGAGGCCAGGCCGAAGCTGCTCGTCTACGGCGAGAGCCTCGGCTCGCAGGGGGCCGAAGGCGCGTTCTCCGGTCTCGCCGACCTGCGCAACCGGACCGACGGCGTGCTGTGGGTGGGGCCGCCGAACTCGAACCGGTTGTGGAGTGAATTCGTCGCGCGGCGCGATCCCGGGTCCCCCGAGGTCCTGCCGACCTACGCCGACGGCCTCGTGGTGCGCTTCGCGGACGGTCGCGGTGATCTGTGGCAGCCGTCGAGCACCTGGCTGACACCGCGCGTCGCCTACCTGCAGCACGCGTCCGATCCGGTGGTGTGGTGGTCGCCGGATCTGCTGTTCAGCGAACCGGATTGGCTGCGCGAGCCGCGTGGCTCCGATGTGTCGCCGACCATGGCGTGGTATCCGATCGTCACGTTCTGGCAGGTCGCCGCCGATCTGCCCAATGCGCAGGGCGTCAACGACGGGCACGGGCATCGCTACGGCACGCTGGTGCTCGACGCCTGGGCCGCGATCGCGCAGCCGCCGGACTGGACCGCCGATCTCTCGGATCGGATCCGAAACTACTTGGCGGAGTCGGCCGTTCGGGAACGCTCACTCAAATGACGGATTGATCCGCTGGCCTGGGCGGGCCAGGACCCCTCGTCACCGGGCCCGCCCAGGAGCGGGATCAGGCAATGGTGTTGAACGGATCGTGCTCGGCGAGCAGCTTTTCCATCCGTGCCTGATCGATGCGACCGTGTACGGTCGCGGCTTCGTGCTGGTCCCGCACCACCTTCGCCAAGGTGAAGGTGCTGGTGACCAGGAAGAGAAGGCTCATCGCCAGAAAGCTGCGCTGCCAGATGTCCAGCGGCAGATACAGAATGCCCGCGCCCGCCCCGAAAAAGCTGACGCCGAACGCGATCGCGGCCTGGGCGACGAAGGCCGAGGTGGTCTTCGGCTGTGCGTTGGGAGTGCTCATGCCAAGAATTCTGGCGACACGCGTACCCGCACAACCGTGTACAACTACTCGAGCATCCTGGGTAGTTGCCGACCCGCCGCTGCGCGAGACGACCGGTGCAGGCGGGTGTGATCTGTGTCGATACGCCGTGTGGCGGCCTGGCCAACGCTCGCCGGCGGAACCGGACCGCCATACTGTTGCGATGATGATCGCTATGGAACTGCTCGCGGCCGACCTCCGCACGCGCTGAGTTTCGTGCTAGAGACCGCCTCCACCCTGACGAAGCTGCGCACGCGCGGCGTCGTCGTCGTGCGGCGCGTGGAAGACGTCATCGACCTGAACTATGTCGGACTGGTGTTCGCGACGTTGTTCTTCGCGCTGTCGGTGACGCCGTCGCTGGTGCCGCGCGACTGGCTGTTCCAGGGCCTGATCAGCGGTGTCAACGCCGCGCTCGGCTACGGCGTCGGCTGTCTGCTCGAGTGGCTGTTCCGGCTGTGGGTGCGGCCGCGGTTGCAGAAGTTCCTTCCGCCGCCGCCCACCTGGGTGCGCTACGCCGTGAAGTCCGCGATCCTGTTCACCGCCGCGTTGAGTGCGGCACTGATGCTGGTGCAGTCGGCGCGCTGGCAGCGCGAGATCACCGCGCTGATGGGCATGGAGGGCACCACGACACCGGCCTATCTGCGCACCGGCTTGCTGAGCATGGCGGTCGGCGCGGCCGTGGTGGCCGCGTATCGGACGGTGCGCGAGACCATCCTGTTCCTGGCGCGGCTGCTCAACCGGTGGGTTCGGGTGCCGCGCGAGCTGGCGCCCGCCGCCGGCTTCCTGGTGCTCGTCGTGCTGACCGTGACGATCTTCAACGGCGTGGCCTCGCGGGCGTTCTTCGCCGTGGCCAATTCGGCGTTCAGCGTGCGCAACGACCACACCTCGACGAATGCGGTCCAGCCGACCCAACCGGAACGTTCCGGCAGTCCGGCGTCACTGGCCAAATGGGAGACCCTCGGGTTCGAGGGGCGGTGGTTCGTCTCGCACGGCCCGACCGCGAGCAAGATCAGCGAGGTGACCGGCAAGCCCGCGCGCGAGCCGATCCGCGCCTACGTCGGGCTGGAGTCGGCTGAGAACGGTGAGGAACCAGCCGAGCTGGCGGCCGCCGAACTCGAACGCACCGGCGCCTTCGATCGCAAGGTGCTCGTGGTGGTGACGACCACCGGCACCGGCTGGGTCAATGCCATGGCGGCCGGGGCGATCGAGTACATGTACGGCGGCGACAGCGCGATCATCGCCACGCAGTACTCGTATCTGCCGAGCGTGCTGTCGTTCCTGGCCGACCGCGGCAAGGCCGCGACGGCCGGAAAAGAGCTGTTCGACGCGGTGTATCGGCACTGGAGCGCGCGCCCGCAACAGCAGCGGCCGAAGCTGCTGGTCTACGGGGAGAGCCTGGGCTCGCAGGGCTCCGAGGCGGCGTTCGATGGGCTCGCCGACCTGCGGACGAAGGTGGACGGCGCGCTCTGGGTGGGGCCGCCGAACTCGAATCGGCTGTGGGAACAGTTCGTTTCGCGGCGCGATCCCGGCTCACGCGAGGTCGAACCGGTCTATGCGGACGGGCTGGTCGTGCGATTCGCCTCGGACAGTGCGGATCTCGCGCGCCCGTCCACCGAATGGCGACCGCCGCGCATCGCCTACCTGCAACACGCCTCGGACCCGATCGTCTGGTGGTCGACGGATCTCATCTTCTCGCAACCGGATTGGCTGTCGGAGCCGCGCGGCTCCGATGTCTCCTCGCAGATGCGCTGGTGGCCGTTCGTCACCTTCTGGCAGGTCGCCGCCGACCTCACCAACGCCCAGGGCGTCACCGACGGGCACGGGCACCGCTACGGCAGTCTCGTGCTGGACGGCTGGGCGGCGGTGGCGGCGCCGCCGGACTGGTCGGCGGCGATGTCGGACCGGATCAGGGCGGAGATCGAGTCCGCCGAGGATTTCGAACGGAAGATCAAATGAGCCGTTTGCCGAAAGCCGTTGCCGCCATCGGGATTCCGCTGGCTTGGAGCAATCTTGTGCTGCCCGGTCTCGGGCTCGGAGTGCGGGGGCGGACCGCAGCGAACGCCGGATTCGCGACGGCTTACGCGGTTGCCTTTCAGGGTGTGCCTGATTGGTTCTCCGCGAAGGGTCTTCGTTACGGCGCGGTGTCGGCTGCGCTGGTTGCCGCCGGTTATGGTGTGGCCCTTACGATTCCGTCGGCGCGCAAAGGTTTGGCGGCGGCCGCTGATCGAGCACCGGATATACCGATCGCCGAATGGGCCGGTGTGCATATTCCGATCGGCACGGTGTACAGCGAAGAGCTGATCTTCCGTGCGACGTTGGAACCCCTGCTGGACAATGCTTTCGGTCCGATCGCCGGAGCCGTGGTGGGTTCATCGGCCTTCGGCTTCTGGCATGTCCATCCGGCGCGGGCCGCGGGGGACAGCGTTGCGGTGACGGTAGCCGCCACCGCCGCGGGCGGTTTCGTGCTCGGCTGGCTCCGCCGACGTACCGCGAGCGCCACGGCTCCGGCGCTGCTGCATCTCGCCACGAATGCGGGTGGTGCCATCGCGCCGCAACTGGCTCGGCGACCGTCCTTCGGACAGGGCAAGGCGCGGCTGTCGCCGAATGGGCTGGTTGCCGGGGGCGACCGCTAGCGCGTTCAGCGCTGCGCCGGCGTGTGTTGCCGGTCGGGCGGTTTGTGATCGCCGAATTCCGTTGAATCGGCTGTGAACTGGCCATTTTTGATGCTT
This genomic stretch from Nocardia brasiliensis ATCC 700358 harbors:
- a CDS encoding alpha/beta hydrolase, with the protein product MLETASTLTKLRTRGVVVVRRVEDVIDLNYVGLVFATLFFALSVTPSLVPRDWLFQGLISGVNAALGYGVGCLLEWLFRLWVRPRLQKFLPPPPTWVRYAVKSAILFTAALSAALMLVQSARWQREITALMGMEGTTTPAYLRTGLLSMAVGAAVVAAYRTVRETILFLARLLNRWVRVPRELAPAAGFLVLVVLTVTIFNGVASRAFFAVANSAFSVRNDHTSTNAVQPTQPERSGSPASLAKWETLGFEGRWFVSHGPTASKISEVTGKPAREPIRAYVGLESAENGEEPAELAAAELERTGAFDRKVLVVVTTTGTGWVNAMAAGAIEYMYGGDSAIIATQYSYLPSVLSFLADRGKAATAGKELFDAVYRHWSARPQQQRPKLLVYGESLGSQGSEAAFDGLADLRTKVDGALWVGPPNSNRLWEQFVSRRDPGSREVEPVYADGLVVRFASDSADLARPSTEWRPPRIAYLQHASDPIVWWSTDLIFSQPDWLSEPRGSDVSSQMRWWPFVTFWQVAADLTNAQGVTDGHGHRYGSLVLDGWAAVAAPPDWSAAMSDRIRAEIESAEDFERKIK
- a CDS encoding CPBP family intramembrane glutamic endopeptidase, producing MSRLPKAVAAIGIPLAWSNLVLPGLGLGVRGRTAANAGFATAYAVAFQGVPDWFSAKGLRYGAVSAALVAAGYGVALTIPSARKGLAAAADRAPDIPIAEWAGVHIPIGTVYSEELIFRATLEPLLDNAFGPIAGAVVGSSAFGFWHVHPARAAGDSVAVTVAATAAGGFVLGWLRRRTASATAPALLHLATNAGGAIAPQLARRPSFGQGKARLSPNGLVAGGDR
- a CDS encoding alpha/beta hydrolase, producing the protein MTAEAGAVSVVRVRDGAGRVVGAVERFFRPNYVGLVVATLFFSLSLTPSLLPRDWLFEGLIGGVNAAIGYGVGCLLELMYRSWIRPRLPEQVTKVLADLPTWLPAVVKVVVLLGCLLAAVLMLVQSARWQREITQLMGMDDITTSGFLRTGALSAAVIALVIGVFRAVRWLVRWVAGELTKWVHVPRRLAMPLGFLIVTIVAVTLFNGVLAKAFFSVANSAFSVRNSHTSPNATQPQLPERSGSPASSAKWETLGSEGRWFVSYVPSAADIEKVTGKPAKEPIRVYTGLESADGPEAQAELAVAELERTGAFDRKVLVVVTTTGTGWVDSTSAESVEMMYGGDSAIVATQYSYLPSVLSFLSDKDKATRMGKLVFDKVYEHWSARPAEARPKLLVYGESLGSQGAEGAFSGLADLRNRTDGVLWVGPPNSNRLWSEFVARRDPGSPEVLPTYADGLVVRFADGRGDLWQPSSTWLTPRVAYLQHASDPVVWWSPDLLFSEPDWLREPRGSDVSPTMAWYPIVTFWQVAADLPNAQGVNDGHGHRYGTLVLDAWAAIAQPPDWTADLSDRIRNYLAESAVRERSLK
- a CDS encoding YiaA/YiaB family inner membrane protein produces the protein MSTPNAQPKTTSAFVAQAAIAFGVSFFGAGAGILYLPLDIWQRSFLAMSLLFLVTSTFTLAKVVRDQHEAATVHGRIDQARMEKLLAEHDPFNTIA
- the purL gene encoding phosphoribosylformylglycinamidine synthase subunit PurL; translation: MTSQVDTVSAAAATPDVPQPYKELGLKDDEYARIKDILGRRPTDAELAMYSVMWSEHCSYKSSKVHLRYFGQTTTEQMRASMLAGIGENAGVVDVGDGWAVTFKVESHNHPSYVEPYQGAATGVGGIVRDIMAMGARPIAVMDQLRFGAADAADTRRVVDGVVRGVGGYGNSLGLPNIGGETVFDASYQGNPLVNALCAGVMRVEDLHLAFASGTGNKIILFGARTGLDGIGGVSVLASDTFSGDESGTGRKKLPSVQVGDPFTEKVLIECCLELYAAKLVVGIQDLGGAGLSCATSELAAAGDGGMRIELDRVPMRATGMTPAEVLSSESQERMCAVVTPENVDAFMAVCRKWDTLATVIGEVTDGDRLIVTWHGETVVDVPPRTVAHEGPVYERPVQRPDEQDALIADSTDKLSRPKTGDELRATLLQMLASPQLCSRKWITEQYDRYVRGNTVLAEHADAGVIRIDESTGRGIALATDASGRYTKLDPYTGAQLALAEAFRNVATTGATPKAVTNCLNFGSPEDPGVMWQFQQAVRGLADGCVALGIPVTGGNVSFYNQTGQTAILPTPVVGVLGVIDDVHRRIPTGLGLEPGETLILLGDTHDEFGGSIWSQVVHDHLGGVPPKVDFAREQLLAEVLTAGSRDGMISAAHDLSEGGLIQAVVEAALAGETGCRILLPEDADPFVTLFAESAGRVLVAVPRSEETRFTKMCTARELPWVRIGVVDQGADSVEVQGQFSVPMDELRAAHEGTLPKLFGASAL